DNA from Mycolicibacterium alvei:
TAGTTCAGCGGGTTCTTCAGGCGCGGCGCGAAATAGTCATTGCTGCCGAACACGAACAGGCCGGGCGCCGACAGCAGATCGCTCAGTGACTGCACGACGGCGGGCACGGCCTTGGGATGGGCCAGGTTGTCGCCGGTGTTGATCACCAGATCAGGCTCAAGACGCGCCAGGTCGCGCAGCCAGGCCTGCTTGCGACGCTGATTGGGACGCATGTGCAGATCGGACAGGTGCAACACCCGCAGGGGCGAGGAGCCCGGGGCCAGTACCGGCATGGTCGCTTCCCGCAGCACGAACGCATTGCGCTCGATCAGGGACGCGTAGCCGATCCCGGCAACCAGCGAACCGGCGGTGACGGCAGCTGCCTTCTTGACGGACATGCAGGCAAGCCTACTGCGGACCGGTCCTCACGGGGGCGGGGGTGGAGGCCCGAGCACCGGAACGGTGATCGGAGGCAGCCCGGGGATCTCGATCACAGTCTGGCCGATCTCGGGCGGCGGACCTCCCGGAATCGGGAACGCGACCGGAGGCGGCGGCGGGGCCGGCGGAACCCCGTTGCTGATCTGGATCGTGATGATCGAACCGGGAATCGTCTGCCCGCTGGGCGCCGTGCCGACCACGGTCCCGTAACGCGAGCTGCTGTTGACCGAGGCGGCGCCGTCGGCGACCTGGAATCCGGACTCCCTGAGCCGCTGACGTGCAGCCGTCTCGTCCAGTCCGATCACGGTCGGCACGACCGAGCCAGGGCCGCCGTCGACGTAGCGCGGGTCCGTCGGCGGCATGACCACCGGGCCGAAGCTGTTGGCGAGTGGCTTCAGCGCGGTGAACCAGGTGCGGGCCGGTTCGTTACCGCCGAACAGGTCGCCGTCCCCGCACTGGCGCAGCGGGAACGAGCACAGCTCGCCGGGGCTGGTGGAATCGTCATAGATGTAGTTGGCCGCGGCGTACTGGTTCGTGAAGCCGAGAAAGCCCGACGAGCGATGCGCCTCGGTGGTGCCGGTCTTGCCCGACATCGGGAGGTCCCAGCCCACCGAACCGGCCGAACCGGAGGCGGTACCGCCGGCCTGGTCGTCCTTGCTCATCGCATTGGCCAACGTGTTGGCCAGACCCTCGGGAACCGCCTGATCGCAGGTCTCGGTGGTCACCGACACCTCCTGACCACGCCGGTCGAGCACCTGGGCGATCGGGTTGGGTGGGCACCAGGTTCCGCCGGAGGCCAAGGTGGCAGCCACATTCGACAGCTCGAGCGCGTTGACCTCGATGGGGCCCAGCGTGAACGAGCCGATGTTCTGACGCTTGACGAAGTCGGCCAGGCTCTCGTTGCTCTCCGGGTCGTAGTCGCGGGCGGTGCCGGGCAACGCATAGGACCGCAGTCCCAGCTTGACCGCCATATCGACCGACCGCTGCACGCCGATCTGCGAGATCAGCTTGGCGAACGCCGTATTCGGCGAGGTTGCCAGGGCATCGGTGACGCTCATCGAACCCCGGTAGCCGCCGGCGTTCTTCACACACCAGGTTTCCTTCGGGCAACCCGGGGTGTCGCTGCTGCCCAGCCCCTTGGCCTGGAAGAACGCGGGCACCGCCAGTTGGGTGTTGATGCCCATCCCCATGTCCATCGCCGCGGCGGTGGTGAAGATCTTGAAGATCGATCCGGCGCCGTCGCCGACGAGCGAGAAGGGCTGCGGTTGCATGGTCTCGCCGGCGTCGGTGTTCAGGCCGTAGGTGCGGTTGCTGCCCATCGCCAGGACCGGATGGGATTCTTTGCCCGGCTTGATCACGCTCATCACGCTGGCGATGCCCGGAGCGTCCGGGCGGGCGATGCTGTCGATCGCCGACTTCACCGAGCCCTGCACCTCGGGATCGAGCGTGGTCTTGATCAGATAACCGCCCTTGGCCACCTGCTCCTTGGACAGGCCGGCGCGGGCCAGGTACTCCAACGCGTAATCGCAGAAGAACGCCCGGTCACCGGCCGCGATGCAGCCGCGGGGCAGTGCGTTGGGCTGCGGCAGGATGCCCAGCGGCTGCTGCTTGGCGGCCCGCAGCGCGTCGGCCTCGCCCGGGATGTTCTCGATCATGGTGTCCAGCACCAGGTTCCGCCGGGCCAGGGCGCCGTCGGGATTGGTGTACGGGTTCAGCGCGCTGGTGGACTGCACCATGCCGGCCAGCAGGGCGGCCTGCTGCCAGTTCAGCTCGGAGGCATTGACGTCGAAATACGTCTGTGCGGCGTCCTGAATACCGAACGCACCGTTGCCGAATGAGACCAGGTTGAGATAGCGGGTCAGGATCTCAGGCTTGGTGAAGGTCTTGTCCAGCGTCAGAGCCATCCGGATCTCACGCAGTTTGCGGGCCGGTGTGGTCTCGATCGCGGCGCGGCGCTCGGCATCGGTCTGGGCGATCACCAGCAGCTGGTAGTTCTTCACGTACTGCTGCTCGATCGTCGAACCGCCGCGGGTGTCGGAGTCGCCACGCATATATCCGGTCAGACCGGTCAGCGTTCCCTGCCAGTCCACACCGTTGTGTTCGGCGAAGCGCTTGTCCTCGATCGAGACCAGCGCGAGCTTCATCGTGTTGGCGATCTGATCGCTCGGCACCTCGAAGCGGCGCTGCGAATACAGCCACGCAATGGTGTTGCCCTTGGCGTCGACCATGGTCGAGACCTGCGGAACTTCACCGTCGACCAGGGCGGCCGAGCCGTTGGCCACCACGTCGGAAGCGCGGTTGGACATCAGGCCGAATCCACCCACCACCGGGAACATGAACGTGGCCACCAGCACGCTCGCGAGCAGCACGCACCAGGCGAGTTTGATGACGGTGACCGCTTGGGGTGGCTGCGCGGGCGGTCGAGTCGGCGGCTCCGGCATGGGTACAGAGTAGCCAGCTCGCTCGGGGACCCTGTCTGAGAGCAGGCGCTGTTGGCTTCATCCCAGTTGCCTGCAGAAATACCTCGGTGGGCCCGGGTGCCGGTCAGACGGCACGGCCGTCCCAAAAAAGGGCGTGACAAACTGTTGCGTAAATACCCTCTGACCACCTAGCTTGGACACACAGTGCGATCCAGGTAACACGGGCTGGCGCAATGTGGCGTAGATCGCAATGGCTTTCTACCCGGGAGGTTCAACCGCCCGCCATCTGGGGAGATGGCTGGAACGAAGGGATCGCTGGTGTCAGGTACACGAACTGTCGCAGACAACATGAACGCTTCCGCCCCCGCCGCCACCCTGGTCCACCGAGGTGAAGGTGAAGCCCGGATCGCCTGGGTTTCGCAGGCGCGGTGCCGCCAGGCCGATCCGGACGAGCTGTTCGTCCGGGGGGCCGCCCAACGGAAAGCCGCGGTGATCTGTCGGCACTGCCCGGTGATCCTCGAATGCGGCGCCGATGCGTTGGACAATCGCGTCGAGTTCGGAGTCTGGGGCGGAATGACCGAGCGTCAGCGTCGTGCCCTGCTCAAGCAGCATCCCGAAGTCAATTCCTGGGCCGAGTTCTTCGCCGCCCAGCGCAAGCACCACCGCAGCGCGGTCTGACCGCGCTCGTCCCGTCCGTCTAGACGGATTCCCCGACGCCGGTGATCTGATCGGCGATCGCGCGTAGCGCGTCGAGATCAGACACGTCGAACGGCAGCGACGGCACCCCCACGATCGCCACATGCGGATTCGCCCCGGTGAACCGGGACAGCAGACGTACCTCACGCTTGGCGGTGTGCGCCCGATCGGCGTGGATGCGCAGCACCGCCGCGGTCAGCGAGTCCGGATCCTCGGCCGCCAACTCGTCGGCGGCTTCCTCGGCCTTGTCGGCGTGAAGCTCGCACAGGGTCGGATGGGTGCGGTTGAGGATCAGGCCGGCCAGCGGCATGTGCTCGTTCGACAACCGGTCGACGAAGAACGAGGCCTCCCGCAGCGCGTCGGGTTCGGCCGCCGACACCACCACGAACTGGGTGCCGCGCCGCTTGAGCAATTCGTAGGTACGGTCGGCCTTCTCCCGGAAGCCGCCGAAGGTGGCATCCAGTGACTGCACGAAACCTGCTGCGTCAGAGAGCATTTGCGACCCCAGTACGGTGGACAGGGCCTTCATGGCGAGTCCGACGGCACCGGTGACCAGACGCCCGATCCCGCGTCCGGGCGCCAGCAGCATCCGCCACAACCGGCTGTCCATGAAGCTGCCCAACCGCTTCGGCGCGTCGAGGAAGTCCAGGGCGTTGCGCGACGGCGGGGTGTCCACCACCACCAGGTCCCACTTGTCCTCGGCCAGCAACTGACCGAGTTTTTCCATCGCCATGTACTCCTGCGTGCCGGCCAGCGAGGTCGCCACGGTTTGGTAGAACTGGTTCTCCAGAATCGAATCGGCGCGGTCCGCCCCGGAGTACTGCACCACCATCTCGTCGAACGTGCGGCGCATGTCCAGCATCATCGCGTGCAGCTCACCGGTGACCTCCGGGGCCAACGGAACCCGCTGCGGGGTGTTCCCGAGATCCTTGATCCCCAGCGCCTGAGCCAGCCGCTTGGCCGGGTCGATCGTGAGCACCACGACGGTGCGGCCGTACTCGGCGGCCCGCAGTGCCATCGCTGCTGCGGTGGTGGTCTTGCCGACTCCGCCTGCGCCGCAACAGACTACGACGCGGTTGGCGGTGTCCGACAGGATCGAGTGCATATCCAATGCGGGCGGTTTGGCACTCACTATCGGACCCCTTGCTGTTCCAGTGCTTCGGCGAGTTCGTACAGGCTGCCCAGGTCGACACCGTCGGTCAGTGCGGGCAACTCCAGGCGGGGCACATCGATGGCGTCGAGCATTTCGGCACTCTCGGCGCGCGCCGAGATCCGGGTGGCGTGCTGGATGGACTCGGTCAGTAGGCCAGCAAAGTCGTCGTCCGACAACGTGATTCCAGTCTTGGCCAGACCTGCGCGGACCGCGTCGGCGTCGATGTCACCCTCGGCGGCCTTGATCAGGTCCTCGGGCGGAAGAAATGCCGGGATGTTGCGGTTGACGATCACGCTGCCGATCGGCAGACCCATCTCGGTGAGCTCGTCGATCGCCTCGAGGGTCTCCTGGATCGGTAGTGCCTCCAGAAGTGTCACCAGGTGGATCGCGGTCTGTTCGGAGTGCAGCAGCTTCACCACGCCATCGGCCTGGGAGTGCACGGGCCCACCCTTGGCCAGGTCGGAGACCGCCTTGGTGACGTCCAGGAATCGCGAGATACGGCCGGTGGGAGGGGAATCTACCACCACGGCGTCGTAAACCCCACGGCTGGATTTGGAGTCCTTGGCTCCCTTTTTCTCGCGCGTCACGATCTCTTTGATCTTGCCGGTGAGCAGCACGTCGCGCAGGCCGGGTGCGATGGTGGTGGCGAATTCGATGGCACCGATCCGGCGCATCGCCCGGCCGGCCAGACCGAGGTTGTAGAACATGTCG
Protein-coding regions in this window:
- the ponA2 gene encoding transglycosylase/D,D-transpeptidase PonA2; this encodes MPEPPTRPPAQPPQAVTVIKLAWCVLLASVLVATFMFPVVGGFGLMSNRASDVVANGSAALVDGEVPQVSTMVDAKGNTIAWLYSQRRFEVPSDQIANTMKLALVSIEDKRFAEHNGVDWQGTLTGLTGYMRGDSDTRGGSTIEQQYVKNYQLLVIAQTDAERRAAIETTPARKLREIRMALTLDKTFTKPEILTRYLNLVSFGNGAFGIQDAAQTYFDVNASELNWQQAALLAGMVQSTSALNPYTNPDGALARRNLVLDTMIENIPGEADALRAAKQQPLGILPQPNALPRGCIAAGDRAFFCDYALEYLARAGLSKEQVAKGGYLIKTTLDPEVQGSVKSAIDSIARPDAPGIASVMSVIKPGKESHPVLAMGSNRTYGLNTDAGETMQPQPFSLVGDGAGSIFKIFTTAAAMDMGMGINTQLAVPAFFQAKGLGSSDTPGCPKETWCVKNAGGYRGSMSVTDALATSPNTAFAKLISQIGVQRSVDMAVKLGLRSYALPGTARDYDPESNESLADFVKRQNIGSFTLGPIEVNALELSNVAATLASGGTWCPPNPIAQVLDRRGQEVSVTTETCDQAVPEGLANTLANAMSKDDQAGGTASGSAGSVGWDLPMSGKTGTTEAHRSSGFLGFTNQYAAANYIYDDSTSPGELCSFPLRQCGDGDLFGGNEPARTWFTALKPLANSFGPVVMPPTDPRYVDGGPGSVVPTVIGLDETAARQRLRESGFQVADGAASVNSSSRYGTVVGTAPSGQTIPGSIITIQISNGVPPAPPPPPVAFPIPGGPPPEIGQTVIEIPGLPPITVPVLGPPPPPP
- a CDS encoding WhiB family transcriptional regulator, which codes for MNASAPAATLVHRGEGEARIAWVSQARCRQADPDELFVRGAAQRKAAVICRHCPVILECGADALDNRVEFGVWGGMTERQRRALLKQHPEVNSWAEFFAAQRKHHRSAV
- a CDS encoding ArsA family ATPase produces the protein MSAKPPALDMHSILSDTANRVVVCCGAGGVGKTTTAAAMALRAAEYGRTVVVLTIDPAKRLAQALGIKDLGNTPQRVPLAPEVTGELHAMMLDMRRTFDEMVVQYSGADRADSILENQFYQTVATSLAGTQEYMAMEKLGQLLAEDKWDLVVVDTPPSRNALDFLDAPKRLGSFMDSRLWRMLLAPGRGIGRLVTGAVGLAMKALSTVLGSQMLSDAAGFVQSLDATFGGFREKADRTYELLKRRGTQFVVVSAAEPDALREASFFVDRLSNEHMPLAGLILNRTHPTLCELHADKAEEAADELAAEDPDSLTAAVLRIHADRAHTAKREVRLLSRFTGANPHVAIVGVPSLPFDVSDLDALRAIADQITGVGESV
- a CDS encoding ArsA family ATPase; protein product: MATTESGAKHVGWPSRLTKARLHFVSGKGGTGKSTVAAALALALAAGGRKVLLVEVEERQGIAQLFDVPPLPYEEVKVATADGGGQVNALAIDIEAAFLEYLDMFYNLGLAGRAMRRIGAIEFATTIAPGLRDVLLTGKIKEIVTREKKGAKDSKSSRGVYDAVVVDSPPTGRISRFLDVTKAVSDLAKGGPVHSQADGVVKLLHSEQTAIHLVTLLEALPIQETLEAIDELTEMGLPIGSVIVNRNIPAFLPPEDLIKAAEGDIDADAVRAGLAKTGITLSDDDFAGLLTESIQHATRISARAESAEMLDAIDVPRLELPALTDGVDLGSLYELAEALEQQGVR